GGTTGacacaaaaatttgtaattcCCTTTTGCACATTGCATCACAAAAGTGCTATATTTGTGGCTGTGGACCGAAAGAAATGAATGAcccaaacaaatttttaaataaacaagccAAGTCAGAAGTATATAGTTTTGGTATATCTTCTTTACATGCACGAATCAGAACAATGGAATGTCTTCTTAAAATATCTTACAGATTAGAATTCAAAAAATGGCAAGCAAAAGGAAGTGATAAAGAAATAgcaaacaagaaaaaagaacaagtgcaaaaaagatttaaacaagaattaaatattttggttgACACTGTAAAGCAGGGTTTCAGATCCAGTAATGACGGGAATACGGCCCGTAAATTCTTCGACAATCCTGAAACTTCAAGCCTAATTACTGGAGTGAACCtggagttaataaaaaaatttgcaatacTTCTTCAGGTACTATCCTCTGGGTTTGAAATTGATCCAGAAAAATATCAGATTTATGCAGACCGAACTCTAGCTATGTACTTAGAACACTACAGTTGGTACTATTTGCCGGTGACTGTGCATAAAATCTTGGTACATGGCTCAGCCATCATAAAAAATGCGTTAATCCCAATTGGACAACTATCCGAAGATGCGCAAGAGTGCATGcataaagatattaagaaaGTGCGAGAATACAACACCAGAAAATTTTCCAGGAAAGCTACAATGCAGGATTTAATGCATCATCTTTTAGTGGCATCAGATCCAGTAATAAATAGCTTTAGAAATAAAACTAGTAAACCTTTAAAACAGTTTTCACCTGAGGCTTTGGGTCTTTTAAAAGCACCAGATATGGAATTGGAAAGAATTTATGAGAGCGATATCGATAGCGATAATAATAGTGACAGTGAGACTGATtaagtctttaatttttattgaacttttttttatatgtgcagaataactatttaatttattttacatactaTTCAAGTATCTATTGTTTtcaaaccaaaattttgtagccaatttttaatttgtgtttagacttaagaaaatatttatcttttttgtaatatgtaagcaaaagaataattattatctaatttattttaattagaaatactTGAATACTACAATACAGATCTTTAAAGACAGCTtagaatattttcaattaataaaaaaaatattgagatattttttgttctatattaaaaaaatgtaagcttAAAACAGTGGTTCTGGGAGGGGTGTTTCAGGGGGGAGGGGGGGGGTCGttgggtatttttttaaaataacctaaCTATTATATACCCAAAAAGTATTGGAGGGATTTGCTTTTTAAAAGAGTTAATTTTTGAGCACTAGGAGGGGGGAGGGCTTGCCCCCTGCGCACGGTACtgcttaaaaattacttctctTTACTAATATATGCATCAAATATAAATTTGGCACACAAAAATTGTGTCTATTACAAAGTAATACTTTTGTTCCCCTAGATTAGCAAAAGTCGTCACTGTGCGCCGGTCTCCAATAATTCAAACGGTTCTTAGTTTCTTTGCTGTTCGTTGAATTTTGGTTGATTTTAAACATTCGGAATAGTTCGGATTATCATCCGATTATTAAAATACTCGGATACCGGATAATCGATTATCGAGATCATCCGATTATGCCCATCACTACTTGAAGCGGTCTGGCGGCGCTGCCAAAATGACGCGCATGCCGCGTTCACTAGCGGCGCGACCCAGTCGTGTACATCCAAAGGCTCTCCATTCAAATGCATACAAAGCAGTGTGCACGGCAGCGACTGCCAGGATCGGAATGCCACCTTTAGGGCGAAAACACAGTGAAAGCCGGTTTCCTGCTTACCGGAAACCAGCGCCGATCGGTTCCGAATTTCGGCAGTTAGTGCGGACACAGTGCCGAcgagaaaaaagcaaataaaaaccaGCCTTTTGTCAGTTCCAGGTTAACCTTCGCGTCAACATGGCATCTAGCTCATCTGACGATGAATTTATTGCGTTAGATAGCCTTGtaactaaaataattactagaaaaaaagttgatgttCACTCTATAAATCGTGAGAGGGTACTTTATGGTGAATATCATCATTTGTTCAAGAAGTTGACAGATGACCCTGACCGCTTTTTTCAGTACACCAGAATGAACCATGAAACCTTCAAATATATTctagaaaaagttaaacatCTTCTAACTAAAAACTGGTGTAACCTTCACAGTCAGCCCATTTTACCAGAAGAAAGATTAGTCATTACCTTGAGGTAAgtatctttataatatttacgagtatatattttaagtagGTTACTAACAAACAAATCATTTACTATTAACAAAACGTCTAGCAAATAATTACATATGTTGGTTttgtttcaacaaaaataagacttaaaatggttgattaaatttttatttcaaaaagaaggaCAGTGGTGGGGGACATTCGGAAGTACCAGAAACCGTTTCAGGTTGTTCCATGTTTGATAAAATGAGACTTGTACATTCTTCTTCTGCAGTGAAACGATTTCTATCGATGTAATTCAGTGATTGATTGGAAATAGATGAGTTGGAAGTTGAAGGACCAAGGATCGTAGATGGAACAGATTCGAACCTATTTAGCGGGTATGAAAATTGTTCAACTAGCTCTTGAACCCGGCATCGAAAAGCTAATACGCGTGACTCAGGAATTTTTTTCACATGAGGCAgaagacttttaaaaaacaagaggTGTTCATCTTCTTTCTCATTTGCTCGCTTAGATTTTGACTCTAGGTatgctactttttgtttctcaatttctaataatgagtcgttaaatatttctgttgGGCCTCGTTTCTTTTTAGATGAAAATTGTGGTGTCGAAGATACATCAGTATTCCTTTTTGTTCTCGAAGgtgtttcaatattttcttgccTTGTATTTTCTACGATATCATCGCCAGCATTTCGTTGAGGAGGTACAACATCTTCAGTGGAACAAAAGCTGGTCTCGTCTAATTCCATCGATGACTGAATCGACTCTTCTGCTTCAGTTTGACTTTCTGCAAAGCTTTCAGTACGACCACTTACTTGTGGCAAATTTCCTTTCAACTTTCTAGGCATTACCGTATCTTTCAAAAATAAGAGCAGTTTGAAGTATGGCCACTTGGATGTCGGAGTATCATTTGCGGCATCACCTGAACGTGGAGGAGGAAATTTTCCTAATTCTACGGAAAATTGATCCCTGATATACTTCCATTTTTTCCTCAGTTTATTTTCTGAAACAAAATTACATAGTAAAAAATTGCACCGACGCGACGCCGAAATTCAAAATGCACTAAaaagtatgaaataaaaataattagtatcaaaaatttgtaaatatcttgattattcaaaattcaataattttttcaaatttattgtttGCTTTCATTATCTTATGATTTTACCATCTCTAAAAATATACTTTcaggataattttaatttacacccCTCACTGACCATTTGTAATCATTCATTCATTTATCAAAACGTCAAAACCACgttctaataaaatatgttttttgcaGGTATCTTGCTACAGGCTCATCTTTCAGAATGCTGTCATTTTCATTCAGGGTTGGAGCTTCTACTGTGGGAAAAATTGTAACAGAAACAGTTGCTGCATTGTGGAAAGTACTGCAACCAGTCCATATGCCTGTGCCCACGAAAGATGATTTTCAAAAGATATCTGaagattttaacaatatttggaattttccaCATTGCATCGGCAGTATTGATGGAAAACATGTACGCATTCTTTGCCCTAGAAATTCAGGgtcaatgttttttaattataaaaaatatttttctgtggtCCTACAAGGAGTAGCAGatgcaaattataaatttatagttaTAGATGTCGGTGGATACGGCAAACAAAGTGATGGTGGTACATTTCAATCTTCGGAACTGTATAAGTTGCTATCGAATAAACAACTGGATATTCCAGAACCAGCGTATCTGCCTCAAACTACCTTAAAAGCACCGTTTGTACTAATAGGTGACGAAGCATACCCCTTGCTTCCTTATCTTTTGAAACCATTTGGTGGAAgagatttaaattttgagaaagAGTGCTTTAATAAACGTTTATCTCGTGCAAGGAAAACTATTGAATGTGCCTTTGGTATCGTGAGTGCTAAATGGAGACTACTTTTAAAGTGCATTGAAACTGACATAGCTACTGCAGATCatataattaaatgtatatgtATTCTTCACAACACTATAATAGACAGAGAAGGATTTGAACGACATTTGACAGATGTAAGGTTAAATATTCCTGATCACAATAGATGGCAAGTAACAGGACGACCATTAAATGAAGCCAAAACGATTAGAGATAtatttgtaacatatttttCCAACATCACTCTGTCATAcgataaataataatctatttattcatatttttagagaaataaaaacaataatattataataaacgaaataatagatatatattttcatacgtACCATCCTCTTTCATTTCTTCAGCAATTTCTTTCCAACATTTGTCAACAACATTTCTATTGCTGTGTAATTTACTTTTCTTATCCCATATTGGGCATTTCTCATACACTGATGCTATTAAAATCTCTATATCCATAGCTGTATCTGTCTGCCTGTACGAACAACCGGCTAGAAAGAACTAAATAATCATTCCGGTAAAACCGGTGACGCCGACTACCAGCGCCAACAAGCCTGAGCCTGTCTCTATTGTGTTATTGCTAACTTGaaagcattatttattatagaagcTTATAGGCGCCGATCGGCGCTGGCTGCCGGTAAGCAGGAAATCGGCGTCCACTGTGTTTTTACACTTAGCCATGCCgtagccatgttctccggatgccgagctcactgtttatcgaactgtgttgaaatgcgatgtttatttttgtttaaatattttgttaatgtatgaactttattaatattaaaaaataaatatttgtactaggtaggtatttttattttacaagataataatatctaaaaaaatgtttaagtccggctctagccatggcaaaagccgcgtggaccgtagcgagtgtcagcggcatccctactataagcagaGACAACCTTCAAGACGCGCAAGCCAACACAAAATTATTATCCATGTAGCTATCCTTGTTTAGCGTCATCGAAGGTGAACGAAGATGGCGCTGGAGGCATCTTGTCCAGAAATTTacgcgggaaatttgaattttattttatttctttttaggaTCAGCTGATTTATGTTGATATTTTGCTAtgcagggtgtcaatttgaagtTTCAATATAAATATCTATGAAAGCGAAACTGTTGGAAATACTAATTTTGGTACAAAAAAGACAGGtctaaataattcattaaatatttaaacctgttcttaaaattcataaattaaatttataaattaaataattataaaaagtatttaacatttaaatacatttttttagtgcaagtattaattatttaaatacttttttaaagtattctgaccGGCTCTTCCTAGTTTCTCCAACCCCCTAGatgaattattatttgtaccaaatttagtttttctaacttttaaagatatttacattaaaagttttcaaataaaacccTGAATAATCTTTTTATTCGCAAttgaaacagtaaaaaaataactataataaagaataaaataatgacaTCACCTTAGTCAATActgttaaaagaaatttttatttttgtttaattaatattttctgtaaattaaaagttttattttcttacataacTGTTTATATAAGCTCTCTTAAGGACATAACATTTACATGTGTTAATGAAAAGCTTGCTCTGCAttgcttatttttgtttaatatagtatatattacaataaacgttagaaaagaatttataataactaaaataataaacttccttaatattttcagttaattcataaaaaaaacttaagggaCTTTTAATATGCAGATAAACAAGTTGTTTTACTTTTGGtcaattaaaaatcaagaagTGTTTTTCGAAAAGAtagacaaaataatataatatgtaactTATAAGAATGAGAAATACACATTGCAAAAACATTATACATACATGCTACataacataaaacaataataatcttactaagaaaataacaataattatcatcaacgcttaaatttattcaattttcttttgctcgcccttttttctttccttgtttctttaatatcctGATTTTTCCTTTTACACCACCAAGGAATACCAATTTTACACACAGACCGGATTGTAAGATGTGAAATGAGCTTTTGATGACTGATGCATGTTAGCcattcaaaattacaatttgtttttaaataattttcagcattCAAAAGCACATTTCTCTTtgctgcattttttttaaaaacaactccAATGTAGTTATGCTACTTCCAACTACAGCAGTAAATGTTTGGCTGGGATATATAAGGGAATTTTTTGAATCTGTCCATTCCTTATTACTTATATATACATTGTGTAGTTCCAGATCATTTGAAGTTATGTCAACCTTACATACTTCACAatctatttgtttaaaaatactttttattataaagccaGCAACATAGGCAACTGAAAACACATCTACATTGCCAGCAGatacatcagaaaaaattcTGTCAGAGATTTCCTCAATAATTATTGCTTCAGTTTGGTCATTTTCTATAACCGCCTTAACAACTGCTAAATCGGATTCATTTTTAGTCtctttttcaacatttaaaaaaacctttaaagttGATAAAAGAATGCTATCATCTTCTTCGCAATTTGCTGCGGTTGCTTGATTTGTTAACCCATTTAAGATTTGGGTCTTTAAGCTGCCAATAAATTGTTTACAATTTGGATGGTCATTGCAACCACAACCATACCTAATGGAACCAAATAGGTTCTCTAAAGTATCCTGGTTTAAGGATCTTGGCCGCAAGGATGAAGCACCCATATTCTTCATATAGGCCCATACTCCTCTGATGGCATTCAGAGAAGTAAGCCATCCTCTTTGTGACGGTGGtctagatttttttattctcCCTCTTTTGTCCAATCTTTTAAATgtccaattatttattttattaaatgcctcTTGCCAATATTGTAGATGTTTGGACTCTTCACTTATAGCACAGCGAAGGTCTTTTCCTTCAGGAGCTCAATTTGTTCTGCCATTAAAGCTATCAAAAAGAGTGTCTACTTCTTTAACAAAGGTGGCAGTCGCAATTACTCTGCCCtccaaaattcctaaaaaataaagaaacaattgTTATTTTACTTGCTATAGGaataatatactaaatattacCTGAACTGACAAGCGAATAAAGAAATGCTGCAACAGTGTGGCTAAATATTTGGGCTGCCACACAGACTTTCATTGCATAGCGCATCACTGGTTTAATATGGGTGGGCTTGATTTTATGCAGAGTTCTGAATATTATTGAGTTGTTAACATCAATTTCATATGCATTTTTAATATCACTAAACCTTGCTTCCATTACTGAAGCAGGTTCATTTCCAATTTTTACAGGCAACAACATATTATGTTGCCGAAATAAGGAATatgtacattttaataaatgtggtGGATCGTACATGGCATAAATTTGTCTGCcttcataaaagaaaaatggagTTGCTGTAACTCCAAGATCTTTTAAACATTTGACATTGCTGAGACCCATATCACAGATTGTGACCACAACATCCAGTCCAGCATACACTTTTGATGCATTTAATACatcaaaaatgcatttttgcaAATCAGAAGACTTGCACCCATTGTTGCTAAAGAAAAATGCAACAGGCTGTTTCCAATTCTGTGTTAAGCCTACAAGCATAAACACCAACGCTTTATTGGCAGGTTTTGCTTCAACAGAGCTTGTGGAAATATCACCAAAATCCTCGAATCCTACAATCCTATCTGTACCTTTGTCATATTGTACATTCTCTTGGATGTCTATTTCATCGAATAATAAACAACAACATCTGTCAATTCCAATAGGCAGTTTGTCTTTCAGTTGCCTAAAGATATGAGGATTGATACCtgcttcaaatattttatggGGTAGGTATACAAATTTTCTTAGCAAACTGTAGCATCTTGGGCTTCTTTTAAATACACAAAGTGCTAAAATCTTGTCTTCCAAATTCCATCTTCTCCCTTTAGCACCTTTAACCTTGGAATTACGGATTTGGGACACCATGAAGTTTGCTGTCACTGATGAcatatctttaaatatattcttaacAAGGCTACTTTCTGTAAGGTTTGAAAGTGCTTTCACGCAATGTAGCCTTTTcctgcataacttttttaattttctcaagtGATCTTCTTTGCTGTGAATGAATTTCACTAATTTAGCCTTCCTGGGAGTAGAATCtccttttgaaaaattttctatGTTTCGGAATAGTTTGCGGCCTGCAGGATTATTTACCTTGGTTGGCCTAGCATCTTTGCAGGTTTCATctacattttctgaaaaaaaaaaaaaataaaacattgtcTCTGAACAATAAATCAACcattattatcaaatatttttcagatttttaaatataactcaAATGTgagaatcaaaattaaattgggtAAGAATTACCATTATAAAGCCTATTATATATGAGTAGCCTAGTATAAGTCAAAAGCAAGTCAGAATACTGATCTGTGAAAAATCACTTATTAAAGTAGTAAAATCATAGCACCCAAACCATGTTAATATATTACCAACATTAAGCTTTATTAATTCTTAGGCAAAACTCTAATATTTCtttgtcacatttttttaaaatttaattactttcaACTGTACAACCTTCTACATCACACTGCAAAACTgtgttatataaaaattatctacATGAATTCTTTAATATAGCTACCTGTACATGTCTGTTCTATCACCAAAACATGCTCTACATCAGGAGGTCTTACATGAGACTGAGAAGATGATGGCATATTTTCATAGCTAATTGGAATTGCATCCCTACGAAGCCTGTAGCTAATCAAATCCAAATATGATTTTCTCTCAAAGTGCTTACTACAGATTCTCTGATTTCTGAGGGTCTCTCCTGTAAACCTCATGCCCAATTTATCTTGCCAAATCCTGgatctaaaaacaattattatagtATTGTTAGGTTACAAGAATTAAAAGGTATGTACAGTTGACCGCCAGCCTTCATACTTATGTCATCAATGACACCAAGCGTCAGCTTATGAAATTTGCTGGTGGCATCATTGTGATGTAAGTATGAAGGCTGGAAGAATCAACTATacataatatgtaaataaaatgaactaaataataaaaatatcacttaTTCAGAAGAAAAAGCAAGAGAAaagtaagaattatttttaaaaaatttaataacattaagtaggTAATATCTCTTTTAAATAAAGAGTTAAATATGATGGATTTTTATACCCTCTACTGAacctaattttagttttattttagcttttttgcttcttctaattatatttttattgttctattgttgtcaaaaaaaaaacaaataattaaatgaaaattacactTTCAAgttgctattttttattattacagaaATTAATGTGCTTTATTAAATCCATAAATTCATATTAttgcttaatatttataatattgaagGACACAGGAATAAAACCAagaatgtcaatttttttttttaaattagttactTCTATTACCTacttttatgtttctttttatgaTAACCTTACAGGTATAAGAGGGGGAATATAAGTATCCCTAATATAtgtattgacaaaaaaattatttggaaatgaaaaaatgtttgttgtttatttcattaacaataagttctttaaaaaaaaaacagtaccTATACTTAAttgggttttattattttaaacccaCTGGGTTTTGTCCACTACCAACCCTAATTTAGGACTGGTACTGGTAACCCCCACTAAgcaacttaagaaaaattattgaaatttaagggaattaagtaatattaaaagaatcttACCTATCCAGGTTGGCAGGAAAATAGTGCATTTTTGAGACTTCTTCCTCCCTTGAACCACATACAAGACAAGTTAACCCCATGTTTACAAggattatacctaaaaatagcACAATAAGAATACAACACTCTCACTTAATTTTAAGGGGTTAcctttaattgtttattattaaccaCAAA
The genomic region above belongs to Anthonomus grandis grandis chromosome 18, icAntGran1.3, whole genome shotgun sequence and contains:
- the LOC126746841 gene encoding uncharacterized protein LOC126746841, whose protein sequence is MNHETFKYILEKVKHLLTKNWCNLHSQPILPEERLVITLRYLATGSSFRMLSFSFRVGASTVGKIVTETVAALWKVLQPVHMPVPTKDDFQKISEDFNNIWNFPHCIGSIDGKHVRILCPRNSGSMFFNYKKYFSVVLQGVADANYKFIVIDVGGYGKQSDGGTFQSSELYKLLSNKQLDIPEPAYLPQTTLKAPFVLIGDEAYPLLPYLLKPFGGRDLNFEKECFNKRLSRARKTIECAFGIVSAKWRLLLKCIETDIATADHIIKCICILHNTIIDREGFERHLTDVRLNIPDHNRWQVTGRPLNEAKTIRDIFVTYFSNITLSYDK
- the LOC126746845 gene encoding uncharacterized protein LOC126746845; protein product: MKEDENKLRKKWKYIRDQFSVELGKFPPPRSGDAANDTPTSKWPYFKLLLFLKDTVMPRKLKGNLPQVSGRTESFAESQTEAEESIQSSMELDETSFCSTEDVVPPQRNAGDDIVENTRQENIETPSRTKRNTDVSSTPQFSSKKKRGPTEIFNDSLLEIEKQKVAYLESKSKRANEKEDEHLLFFKSLLPHVKKIPESRVLAFRCRVQELVEQFSYPLNRFESVPSTILGPSTSNSSISNQSLNYIDRNRFTAEEECTSLILSNMEQPETVSGTSECPPPLSFFLK